From the genome of Bradyrhizobium elkanii USDA 76, one region includes:
- a CDS encoding IS110 family transposase produces MNQIIRIGIDTSKYIFVLHGVDAAEQVVLRKKLSRKQVLEFFAKLPPTVIGMEACGASQHWARELSKLGHEVKLMAPQLVKPYVMRNKNDGRDAEGLCEAMSRRSMRFVPVKTAEQQAALMLMGVRDGLIVRRTQLTNTIRGHAAEYGLIAPKGLDAIEPLLARIAQDETLPALARELFVVLGRERARLEGELKAVEAKLMAWHRGDATGRRLAEIPSVGPIVATALVMKTPDPHAFRSGRHFAAWLGLTPKDHSTAGRTRLGKITRAGDEDLRRLLVIGATAVIQQARRGRGHHSRWLLALIQRKPPKLAAVALANKVARIAWKLMATGESYEAARIKPMTAAA; encoded by the coding sequence GTGAACCAGATTATCCGCATTGGGATTGATACGTCGAAGTATATTTTTGTGCTGCATGGGGTTGATGCGGCGGAGCAGGTGGTGCTGCGCAAGAAGCTGTCGCGCAAACAGGTGCTGGAGTTCTTCGCCAAATTGCCGCCGACCGTGATCGGGATGGAGGCCTGCGGGGCTTCGCAACATTGGGCGCGGGAGCTTTCCAAGCTCGGTCACGAAGTGAAGCTGATGGCACCGCAATTGGTTAAACCCTACGTGATGCGGAACAAGAATGACGGGCGGGATGCAGAAGGTCTGTGTGAAGCGATGAGCCGGCGGAGCATGCGCTTCGTGCCGGTGAAGACGGCCGAGCAGCAGGCTGCGCTGATGCTGATGGGCGTCCGCGACGGATTGATCGTCCGGCGCACCCAGCTGACCAATACGATCCGCGGCCATGCGGCGGAGTATGGCCTGATCGCACCCAAAGGACTGGACGCGATCGAGCCACTGCTGGCGCGGATTGCGCAGGACGAGACGCTTCCCGCCCTGGCACGCGAGCTGTTTGTGGTGCTGGGCCGGGAGCGCGCCAGGCTCGAGGGTGAGTTGAAGGCGGTTGAGGCCAAGCTGATGGCCTGGCACCGCGGCGATGCCACGGGCCGGCGCCTGGCTGAGATCCCCTCGGTCGGTCCGATCGTTGCAACCGCGCTGGTGATGAAGACACCTGATCCGCACGCGTTCCGTTCTGGTCGTCATTTTGCGGCCTGGCTGGGATTGACACCCAAGGACCACTCTACCGCCGGCAGGACCAGGCTTGGCAAGATCACGCGGGCGGGCGATGAGGACCTGCGCCGTCTGCTGGTCATCGGGGCCACGGCGGTGATCCAGCAGGCCAGGCGCGGACGCGGTCATCACTCGCGCTGGCTGCTGGCCCTGATCCAGCGCAAGCCGCCGAAGCTTGCGGCCGTGGCGCTTGCCAACAAAGTAGCCCGTATCGCCTGGAAGTTGATGGCGACGGGCGAGAGTTACGAGGCGGCACGGATCAAGCCCATGACAGCCGCCGCCTAA
- a CDS encoding FAD-dependent monooxygenase: MRIAVIGGGPGGLYFAYLWKKRHPDAEIDLFEQNAAGATWGFGVVFSEQALDFLRADDPETVDAIAPLMESWKNITLNLRGESVEIDGVGFSSIGRLALLTILQERVRSTGVTPRFDTVVQSVDQLAGYDLIVAADGLNSMVRRGYESAFGASVSQSSNKFAWYGTTKTFATLSQTFVATERGSFNAHHYRYAKDMSTFLVECDAATWAAYGFADKSIEESQAICEEVFAATLDGHRLISNKSVWRNFPWIWNERWSHGNMVLIGDALHSAHFSIGSGTRLAIEDAIALTKALETESGIAAALARYESERKPIVKKLVTAARTSADWYEHFPAHMKLDLMDFAYSYITRSGRIDDARLRAMSPAFMARYAAAKGQS, encoded by the coding sequence TTGCGGATCGCCGTGATCGGCGGAGGGCCAGGCGGGCTCTATTTCGCCTATCTCTGGAAGAAGCGTCATCCCGACGCCGAGATCGACCTGTTCGAGCAGAACGCCGCCGGCGCCACCTGGGGCTTCGGCGTGGTGTTCTCCGAGCAGGCGCTGGACTTCCTGCGCGCCGACGACCCCGAGACGGTCGACGCCATCGCCCCGCTTATGGAGAGCTGGAAGAACATCACCCTCAATCTGCGCGGCGAGAGCGTCGAGATCGACGGCGTCGGGTTCTCCTCGATCGGCCGGCTGGCGCTGTTGACGATCCTGCAGGAGCGCGTCCGCAGCACAGGCGTCACGCCGCGCTTCGACACCGTGGTGCAGTCGGTCGACCAGCTCGCAGGTTACGACCTGATCGTCGCCGCCGACGGGCTGAACTCGATGGTCCGCCGCGGCTATGAGTCCGCCTTCGGCGCGTCGGTCTCGCAGTCCTCAAACAAGTTCGCCTGGTACGGCACCACGAAAACCTTCGCGACGCTGTCGCAGACCTTCGTGGCGACCGAGCGCGGCAGCTTCAACGCCCATCACTATCGCTATGCGAAGGACATGAGCACCTTCCTGGTCGAATGCGACGCGGCGACCTGGGCGGCCTACGGCTTCGCCGACAAGAGCATCGAGGAGTCGCAGGCGATTTGCGAAGAGGTGTTCGCCGCGACTCTGGACGGCCACCGGCTGATCTCGAACAAATCGGTGTGGCGCAATTTCCCGTGGATCTGGAACGAGCGCTGGTCGCACGGCAACATGGTGCTGATCGGCGACGCCTTGCATTCGGCGCATTTCTCGATCGGCTCCGGCACGCGGCTCGCGATCGAGGACGCGATCGCGCTGACCAAGGCGCTGGAGACCGAGAGCGGCATCGCCGCCGCGCTTGCCCGCTACGAGAGCGAGCGCAAGCCGATCGTGAAGAAGCTCGTCACCGCGGCGCGGACCAGTGCCGACTGGTACGAGCATTTCCCCGCGCACATGAAGCTCGATCTGATGGATTTCGCCTACAGCTACATCACCCGCTCCGGCCGGATCGACGACGCGCGGCTGCGCGCGATGTCGCCCGCCTTCATGGCCCGCTACGCAGCCGCAAAGGGACAATCATGA
- a CDS encoding cysteine rich repeat-containing protein produces the protein MLRIILTAALLCGATTAYAQELTSAQRDACMGDYEKFCKSVTPGGGRIIACLAKQSDKLAPACKKVLAEAEKK, from the coding sequence ATGCTGCGCATTATCCTGACCGCCGCGCTGCTCTGCGGCGCAACCACCGCCTACGCCCAGGAGCTGACATCAGCACAACGCGACGCCTGCATGGGCGATTACGAGAAGTTTTGCAAAAGCGTGACGCCCGGCGGCGGCCGCATCATCGCCTGTCTCGCCAAGCAGAGCGACAAGCTGGCGCCCGCCTGCAAGAAGGTGCTGGCGGAAGCGGAAAAGAAATAG
- a CDS encoding cysteine rich repeat-containing protein, producing the protein MINALTRATKLSACLALAAFMSTAPVLSQAPTQAQRDAIKSQCRNDYIAHCSSVPPGGEASLQCLQKNMASLGPGCASAVKAVEAPAAAPKADSAPAAAKTEAAPAATAKPATEAAAPKAAGTPSNAQISAIRSACRSDYPKVCAGVPTGGAPALQCLEKNKGKLSPACEKTVAAAGGGAAAPAAGAAATTAAPAAAPAVIALRPLRPREELLVLRSACGADVRSICGGVQPGGGRIVHCLATNAGSLSPACRDVLAPFAAR; encoded by the coding sequence ATGATCAATGCGTTGACACGAGCAACGAAGCTGTCCGCATGTCTTGCGCTTGCGGCATTCATGAGCACCGCACCGGTCTTGTCGCAGGCGCCGACGCAGGCGCAGCGCGACGCCATCAAGTCGCAATGTCGCAACGACTACATCGCCCACTGCTCCAGCGTACCGCCGGGCGGCGAAGCCTCGCTGCAATGTCTGCAGAAGAACATGGCGAGCCTCGGCCCGGGCTGCGCCAGCGCGGTGAAGGCCGTCGAAGCGCCCGCCGCCGCACCGAAGGCAGACTCTGCGCCCGCGGCGGCCAAGACCGAAGCTGCTCCGGCGGCAACGGCCAAGCCTGCCACCGAAGCCGCCGCACCGAAGGCGGCCGGGACGCCGTCCAACGCGCAGATCTCCGCGATCCGCAGCGCATGCCGCTCCGATTATCCCAAGGTTTGCGCGGGCGTGCCGACCGGCGGCGCGCCGGCACTGCAATGCCTCGAAAAGAACAAGGGCAAGCTTTCACCGGCCTGCGAGAAGACCGTGGCCGCCGCCGGTGGCGGTGCCGCCGCGCCGGCCGCGGGCGCTGCAGCGACGACGGCAGCACCAGCCGCGGCGCCGGCCGTGATCGCGTTGCGGCCACTGCGGCCGCGCGAAGAGTTGCTCGTGCTGCGCTCGGCCTGCGGCGCCGACGTCCGCTCGATCTGTGGCGGCGTCCAGCCGGGCGGCGGGCGGATCGTGCATTGCCTCGCGACCAATGCCGGCTCGCTATCGCCGGCGTGCCGCGACGTGCTGGCGCCGTTCGCGGCGCGGTAA
- a CDS encoding efflux RND transporter permease subunit, translating to MISKFFIERPVLSNVIAILMILIGGVALYNLAVAQYPDVVPPTVQVTTRYPGASAKTVVDTVALPIEQQVNGVEDMLYMQSYSGADGTYTLTVTFKIGTDLNFAQVLVQNRVSSALSQLPTSVQNQGVTVQKRSTSILLFVTLTSPNETYDSLFLSNYATINIRDELSRLPGVGNVTVFGAGQYSMRVWLDPNKLQVRGLVPQDVIQAIQQQSQQVTAGQVGAPPTPAGQAFQYTLNVNGRLDDKSQFEDIIVKTGNVGDVTRVRDVGWVELGAQTYSQIFSLNQKPATGIGVFQSPGANALQVEKAVEKKMAELARQFPQDIKYDTPFDTTKFVNASIEEVYKTLFEAGLLVLVVILVFLQDWRAMLVPATTVPVTIIGAFAAMAALGFTINLSTLFAIVLAIGIVVDDAIVVVEGAAHNIERGMSGHDAAIKAMDELFAPIVGITLVLISVFLPAAFLPGLTGRMYAQFALVIAATALLSAVNAATLKPTQCALWLRPPAPREQRNFFYRGFNAVYDRLERGYTRLVSGIAGHAKTSVAVALVIIGLAGYGLSRVPTGFIPIEDQGYLLAAVQLPDGAALDRTQHVLDEVTRIAGKTPGVDQVVSIAGISALDNSSSLANAGVAYLILKDWGARGPGEDLRSLVYGLNDKLAVIPEARILVIPPPPIQGIGNAAGFAMQVELRDGNADYGKLQAVTGAIVANAQTQSALQRVQSSFRSMVPQFDVDVDRIKTQTLHVTPDQIFAALSTYLGASYVNQFTKFGRTFQVYTQADAQYRLSLRDIENMMVRNSNGDMIPLGTVARITPSIGPSLISLYNLYPSASIIGLPAQGYSSGQSMALMEEIAAKTLPPGSGFEWTAMSYQEKEVGSQIYYVFALALLLVYLVLAGQYESWYAPISVILAVPLSLLGPTLVLLSLNIENNLYTQIGTILLIALSAKNAILIVEVALERHLRDGRSVLDSAIDAARARFRPILMTSFAFILGVLPLVIATGAGANARKSIGITVFSGMIASTCLAVLFVPAFFVVVQSFENWRKAKKGKTAPQAAPQVSGTAH from the coding sequence ATGATCTCGAAATTCTTCATCGAGCGCCCGGTCCTTTCCAACGTCATCGCGATCCTGATGATCCTGATCGGCGGCGTGGCGCTGTACAATCTTGCAGTCGCGCAATATCCCGACGTGGTGCCGCCGACGGTGCAGGTGACGACGCGCTATCCCGGCGCTTCGGCCAAGACCGTGGTCGACACCGTGGCGCTGCCGATCGAGCAGCAGGTCAACGGCGTCGAGGACATGCTGTACATGCAGTCCTACAGCGGCGCCGACGGCACCTATACGCTGACGGTGACCTTCAAGATCGGCACCGATCTCAATTTCGCGCAGGTGCTGGTGCAGAACCGTGTCTCCAGCGCGCTGTCGCAGCTGCCGACCTCGGTGCAGAACCAGGGCGTCACGGTCCAGAAGCGGTCGACCTCGATCCTGCTGTTCGTGACGCTGACCTCGCCGAACGAGACCTATGACAGCCTGTTCCTGTCGAACTACGCCACCATCAACATCCGGGACGAACTGTCGCGCCTGCCCGGCGTCGGCAACGTCACGGTGTTCGGCGCCGGGCAATATTCGATGCGGGTCTGGCTCGATCCGAACAAGCTGCAGGTGCGCGGGCTGGTGCCGCAGGACGTCATCCAGGCGATCCAGCAGCAGAGCCAGCAGGTCACCGCCGGCCAGGTCGGCGCACCGCCGACGCCGGCGGGCCAGGCGTTCCAGTACACGCTGAACGTCAACGGCCGGCTCGACGACAAGAGCCAGTTCGAGGACATCATCGTCAAGACAGGCAATGTCGGCGACGTCACCCGGGTCCGCGACGTCGGCTGGGTCGAGCTCGGCGCGCAGACCTACAGCCAGATCTTCTCGCTGAACCAGAAGCCCGCGACCGGCATCGGCGTGTTCCAGTCGCCGGGCGCCAATGCCTTGCAGGTGGAGAAGGCCGTCGAGAAGAAGATGGCGGAGCTCGCCAGGCAGTTCCCGCAGGACATCAAATACGACACGCCGTTCGACACCACCAAATTCGTCAACGCCTCGATCGAGGAGGTCTACAAGACCCTGTTCGAGGCCGGCCTGCTGGTGCTGGTCGTGATCCTGGTCTTCCTGCAGGACTGGCGGGCGATGCTGGTGCCGGCAACCACCGTGCCGGTCACGATCATCGGCGCGTTCGCGGCCATGGCCGCGCTCGGCTTCACCATCAACCTGTCGACGCTGTTTGCGATCGTGCTGGCGATCGGCATCGTGGTCGACGACGCCATCGTCGTGGTCGAGGGCGCGGCGCACAATATCGAGCGCGGCATGTCGGGCCACGACGCCGCGATCAAGGCGATGGACGAATTGTTCGCGCCGATCGTCGGCATCACGCTGGTCTTGATCTCGGTGTTTTTGCCGGCGGCGTTCCTGCCTGGGCTGACCGGGCGGATGTACGCGCAATTCGCGCTGGTGATCGCCGCCACCGCGCTGCTCAGCGCCGTCAATGCCGCGACGCTGAAGCCGACACAATGCGCGCTATGGCTGCGTCCCCCCGCGCCGCGCGAGCAGCGCAATTTCTTCTATCGCGGCTTCAACGCGGTCTATGACCGGCTGGAGCGCGGCTACACCCGGCTGGTCAGCGGCATCGCCGGGCATGCCAAGACCTCGGTCGCCGTTGCGCTCGTCATCATCGGGCTTGCCGGCTACGGCCTGTCGCGGGTGCCGACCGGATTCATTCCGATCGAGGACCAGGGCTATCTGCTCGCCGCGGTGCAATTGCCCGACGGCGCGGCCCTCGACCGCACCCAGCACGTGCTCGACGAGGTCACCAGGATCGCCGGCAAGACCCCCGGCGTCGACCAGGTGGTCAGCATCGCCGGCATCTCCGCGCTCGACAATTCCTCGAGCCTCGCCAATGCCGGCGTCGCCTATCTGATCCTGAAGGACTGGGGCGCGCGCGGGCCGGGCGAGGATTTGCGTTCGCTGGTCTATGGGCTCAACGACAAGCTCGCGGTGATCCCGGAGGCGCGCATCCTGGTGATCCCGCCGCCGCCGATCCAGGGCATCGGCAACGCCGCCGGCTTTGCCATGCAGGTCGAGCTGCGCGACGGCAATGCCGATTACGGCAAGCTGCAGGCGGTCACCGGCGCGATCGTGGCCAATGCGCAGACCCAGAGCGCGCTGCAACGGGTCCAGTCGTCGTTCCGCTCGATGGTGCCGCAGTTCGACGTCGACGTCGATCGCATCAAGACGCAGACCCTGCACGTCACCCCCGACCAGATCTTCGCGGCGCTGTCGACCTATCTCGGCGCCAGCTACGTCAACCAGTTCACCAAGTTCGGCCGCACCTTCCAGGTCTATACCCAGGCCGACGCACAGTACCGCCTGAGCCTGCGCGACATCGAGAACATGATGGTGCGCAACAGCAACGGCGACATGATCCCGCTCGGCACGGTCGCCAGGATCACGCCCTCGATCGGACCGTCGCTGATCAGCCTTTACAACCTCTATCCGTCCGCCTCCATCATCGGGCTGCCGGCGCAGGGTTACTCGTCCGGCCAGTCGATGGCGTTGATGGAAGAGATCGCGGCAAAGACGCTGCCGCCCGGCTCGGGCTTCGAGTGGACGGCGATGTCGTACCAGGAGAAGGAGGTCGGCAGCCAGATCTACTATGTGTTCGCGCTGGCGCTGCTCCTGGTCTATCTCGTGCTCGCCGGACAATATGAGAGCTGGTACGCGCCGATCTCGGTGATCCTGGCCGTGCCGCTGTCGCTGCTCGGCCCGACGCTGGTGCTGCTGAGCCTGAATATCGAGAACAACCTCTACACCCAGATCGGCACCATCCTGCTGATCGCGCTGTCGGCCAAGAACGCGATCCTGATCGTCGAGGTCGCGCTGGAGCGTCATCTGCGCGACGGACGGTCGGTGCTGGATTCGGCCATCGACGCGGCGCGCGCGCGATTCCGGCCGATCCTGATGACGTCGTTTGCCTTCATCCTCGGCGTGCTGCCGCTGGTGATCGCGACCGGCGCCGGCGCCAACGCCCGCAAGTCGATCGGCATCACCGTGTTCTCCGGCATGATCGCCTCGACCTGCCTCGCCGTGCTGTTCGTGCCGGCGTTCTTCGTCGTGGTGCAGAGTTTCGAGAACTGGCGCAAGGCGAAAAAGGGCAAGACGGCGCCGCAAGCTGCACCGCAGGTGTCGGGCACGGCGCATTAG
- a CDS encoding efflux RND transporter periplasmic adaptor subunit → MRLRNAPLARIAFVVSAFVSLSACEQNSFVAPPPPKVEVAPPVQRAITRYLDATGNTAPIQTVDLVARVQGFLQAINYQDGSFVKEGTTLFTIEPETYKLKLEQAQAAEVGAQATLKQAELDFKRQTDLVQRQAVSQATLDTSTSTRDNAQASLQQAQVNTRIAAVNYGYTNVAAPFDGIVSNHLVSVGELVGVASPTQLATIVQLDPIYVNFNVNEQDVQRVRDEARRRGLTVNELRQLPVEVGLQTETGYPHKGKLDYISPTLNQSTGTLAVRGVFANPDRTLLPGFYVRVRVPFEKQDDALLVPDVAIGSDQAGRYVLVVNAENVVEQRKVTTGPLDEGLRVIESGLKPDDRIVTAGLLRAIPGQKVDPQVQKADAAPTAAK, encoded by the coding sequence GTGCGGCTGCGAAATGCACCGCTTGCGCGCATCGCGTTCGTCGTATCGGCCTTCGTCAGTTTAAGTGCCTGCGAGCAAAACAGTTTTGTTGCGCCGCCGCCGCCCAAGGTCGAGGTTGCGCCGCCGGTGCAGCGCGCCATCACACGTTATCTGGACGCCACCGGAAACACCGCGCCGATCCAGACCGTCGATCTGGTCGCGCGCGTGCAGGGCTTTCTACAGGCGATCAACTATCAGGACGGCTCTTTCGTGAAAGAGGGGACCACGCTGTTCACGATCGAGCCGGAGACCTACAAGCTGAAGCTGGAACAGGCGCAGGCCGCAGAGGTCGGCGCGCAGGCGACGCTGAAGCAGGCCGAGCTCGACTTCAAGCGGCAGACCGATCTGGTGCAGCGGCAGGCGGTCTCGCAGGCGACCCTTGATACCTCGACGTCCACCCGGGACAACGCCCAGGCCAGTCTGCAGCAGGCCCAGGTCAACACCAGGATCGCCGCGGTCAACTACGGCTACACCAATGTCGCCGCGCCGTTCGATGGCATCGTCAGCAACCACCTTGTGTCGGTCGGCGAGCTGGTCGGCGTGGCGTCGCCGACCCAGCTTGCCACCATCGTGCAGCTCGATCCGATCTATGTGAATTTCAACGTCAACGAACAGGACGTGCAGCGGGTGCGGGATGAAGCGCGCCGTCGTGGTCTGACGGTCAACGAACTCAGGCAGTTGCCGGTCGAGGTCGGCCTGCAGACCGAGACCGGCTATCCGCACAAGGGCAAGCTTGATTACATCTCGCCGACCCTCAACCAGTCGACCGGCACGCTCGCGGTCCGCGGCGTGTTCGCAAATCCGGACCGGACCTTGCTGCCCGGCTTCTATGTCCGCGTTCGCGTGCCGTTCGAAAAGCAGGACGACGCGCTGCTGGTGCCCGACGTCGCGATCGGCAGCGACCAGGCCGGCCGCTACGTGCTGGTCGTCAATGCCGAGAATGTGGTCGAGCAGCGCAAGGTGACGACCGGCCCGCTCGATGAGGGGCTGCGCGTCATCGAGAGCGGCCTGAAGCCGGACGACCGCATCGTGACCGCCGGATTGCTGCGCGCGATCCCCGGGCAGAAGGTCGATCCGCAGGTGCAGAAGGCCGACGCGGCGCCGACAGCCGCCAAATAG